One window of Brevibacterium pigmentatum genomic DNA carries:
- a CDS encoding SDR family NAD(P)-dependent oxidoreductase, translating into MSREVPPMQRSETSRTRDGSSPRRDPSPRPRALITGASSGLGRGYARTLAAEGYDLVLVARNEARLRELADQLQATQNIRAEVAVADLSARDGIDSVVEIIATQPIDVLINNAGFGLRGTLLDTDIAELDEQDRVLTGAVRELSLAAARRMQSRGRGGIVNVSSLAAVTTMGQYAASKASTLIFTEALAGELRDSPVTATAVLPGFIRTEFHSRLGVERPGPGLIWLSVDQVVRESLRDARAGKVVSVPGWGYRLAALVAPAVPRPLMRWGSTGFSFARTRRM; encoded by the coding sequence ATGAGCCGCGAGGTCCCGCCCATGCAGCGCAGCGAGACGTCCCGAACCCGGGACGGATCCTCGCCGAGGCGGGACCCGAGTCCCCGGCCGCGTGCCCTCATCACCGGGGCGAGTTCCGGGCTGGGACGCGGCTATGCCCGCACCCTGGCGGCGGAAGGTTACGACCTCGTCCTGGTCGCCCGGAACGAAGCCCGACTGAGAGAGCTGGCCGACCAGCTCCAGGCCACGCAGAACATCCGCGCCGAGGTGGCCGTGGCGGATCTGTCCGCCCGTGACGGGATCGACTCGGTCGTCGAGATCATCGCCACGCAGCCGATCGATGTGCTCATCAACAACGCCGGCTTCGGTCTGCGCGGGACGCTGCTGGACACCGATATCGCCGAACTCGACGAACAGGATCGGGTGCTCACCGGGGCGGTGAGGGAGCTGTCGCTGGCTGCGGCCAGGCGCATGCAGTCCCGCGGTCGCGGGGGAATCGTCAACGTCTCCTCGCTGGCGGCGGTGACGACGATGGGACAGTATGCAGCCTCGAAGGCGTCGACTCTGATCTTCACCGAGGCGCTCGCCGGGGAACTCAGGGACAGCCCGGTGACGGCCACCGCCGTTCTGCCCGGTTTCATCCGGACTGAGTTCCACAGCCGCCTCGGCGTGGAGCGTCCAGGACCCGGTCTGATCTGGCTCAGCGTCGATCAGGTGGTGCGGGAGTCGCTGCGTGATGCCCGGGCGGGAAAGGTCGTCTCGGTTCCGGGATGGGGATATCGGTTGGCCGCGCTCGTGGCTCCCGCGGTGCCGCGTCCGCTCATGCGCTGGGGATCGACTGGATTCTCCTTCGCCCGCACTCGCAGGATGTGA
- a CDS encoding DUF5926 family protein, translated as MGKKSKRSKEELIAKRLARAQATAFVARPFADLPFEADLICLRELVPAATATARLTEEYGGHEVTITSLLPAAWQAWHRDDGEILAGMQVPVSSTDASRDVARGLLAAVDAEPGTSIEATTEPGEGPRLQDILDTSHPFDVRVLENFDYWALPEAESDPDVAAALQQANDSVAPTEKLASVDSAYWTEMSGRTYVRWARPEGEDRVVDAMARLQAENANDLGGIGTFLGYFRAHGIIVPVWELEFGTQVDDVEEPIAAFGKRLDEALNTTEPMSTEARRVRSGIVSRQLTIH; from the coding sequence ATGGGAAAGAAGTCGAAGCGCTCCAAGGAAGAACTCATCGCCAAACGCCTCGCCAGGGCGCAGGCCACGGCATTCGTCGCACGTCCCTTCGCGGACCTGCCGTTCGAAGCCGACCTCATCTGCCTGCGTGAGCTCGTGCCCGCGGCCACCGCGACCGCGAGGCTGACCGAGGAATACGGCGGCCACGAGGTGACCATCACTTCCCTGCTGCCCGCGGCATGGCAGGCGTGGCACCGCGACGACGGTGAGATCCTGGCCGGAATGCAGGTGCCCGTGTCCTCGACCGACGCCTCCCGCGATGTCGCCCGCGGACTGCTGGCCGCCGTCGATGCCGAACCCGGCACCTCCATCGAAGCCACCACCGAACCCGGCGAGGGCCCGCGCCTGCAGGACATCCTCGACACCTCTCATCCGTTCGACGTCCGCGTGCTCGAGAACTTCGACTACTGGGCCCTGCCCGAGGCGGAGAGCGACCCCGACGTCGCCGCCGCCCTCCAGCAGGCCAACGACTCCGTGGCCCCGACGGAGAAGCTCGCCTCCGTCGACTCCGCCTACTGGACCGAGATGTCCGGCCGCACCTACGTCCGCTGGGCTCGCCCCGAGGGTGAGGACCGCGTCGTCGACGCGATGGCCCGCCTGCAGGCCGAGAACGCCAACGACCTCGGCGGAATCGGCACCTTCCTCGGCTACTTCCGCGCCCACGGCATCATCGTCCCCGTCTGGGAACTCGAGTTCGGCACGCAGGTCGACGACGTCGAAGAGCCCATCGCCGCCTTCGGCAAGCGCCTCGACGAAGCTCTGAACACGACCGAGCCGATGAGCACCGAGGCCCGCCGCGTCCGCTCGGGCATCGTGTCCCGCCAGCTGACCATCCACTGA
- a CDS encoding exodeoxyribonuclease III, whose translation MRIATWNVNSIRARHDRIGAWLDRSDVDVLAIQELKCKDAQFPEELFTERGYEVSYHGLNQWNGVAIASRVGLADTEIGFKDIPAFGADEPVVEARALSVTCSDVRVYSLYVPNGRELDHPHYGYKLEWYKALTADIAAQLSAEPEKKLVLCGDFNVAPLDEDVWDMAEFDGATHVSGPERQAFDDLLGAGLSEVTRQFTPGPGVFTFWDYQKLRFPKKQGMRIDFQLASQALAKTATAGEIDREERKGKGASDHAPVIVDYDV comes from the coding sequence GTGAGAATCGCTACGTGGAATGTGAACTCGATCCGTGCCCGCCACGACCGCATCGGGGCCTGGCTGGATCGTTCGGATGTCGATGTCCTGGCCATCCAGGAACTCAAGTGCAAGGATGCCCAGTTTCCCGAGGAGCTGTTCACCGAGCGCGGATACGAGGTCAGCTATCACGGCCTCAACCAGTGGAACGGGGTGGCCATCGCCTCGCGCGTCGGCCTGGCCGACACCGAGATCGGGTTCAAGGACATCCCCGCCTTCGGCGCTGACGAACCCGTCGTCGAAGCCCGGGCGCTGTCGGTGACCTGTAGTGATGTGCGCGTCTACTCGCTCTATGTGCCCAACGGCCGCGAACTCGACCACCCGCACTACGGATACAAGCTGGAGTGGTACAAGGCGCTGACGGCCGATATCGCCGCCCAGCTCAGTGCCGAACCGGAGAAGAAGCTCGTCCTCTGCGGTGACTTCAATGTCGCCCCGCTCGACGAGGACGTCTGGGATATGGCCGAGTTCGACGGCGCCACGCATGTTTCCGGACCCGAGCGTCAAGCTTTCGACGATCTGCTTGGTGCGGGACTGTCCGAAGTCACTCGACAGTTCACTCCCGGCCCCGGCGTCTTTACCTTCTGGGACTACCAGAAGCTGCGGTTCCCGAAGAAGCAGGGCATGCGCATCGACTTCCAGCTCGCCTCGCAGGCACTGGCGAAGACCGCGACCGCAGGCGAGATCGACCGCGAGGAGCGCAAGGGCAAAGGCGCGTCCGATCACGCTCCCGTCATCGTCGACTACGACGTCTGA
- a CDS encoding alkaline shock response membrane anchor protein AmaP produces the protein MRRTAAAANRTGLIILGLIALLIGLAVLAIGFGLTAPIAPALEAGADLGPVASVLALPYSALIAVVVALILAIIGLRWLSVQVPRKDFAKPFRMQADARTGLTTVNAEVIAEAVAADLESTDGVSDAQVILRGTARRPELLIHVDADERADIDAVIADVAERAAGNASVALGAPLSAVALEIGIARTHSRRQRSVSIQ, from the coding sequence ATGAGACGCACGGCCGCCGCTGCCAACCGCACGGGACTGATCATCCTCGGCCTCATCGCTCTGCTCATCGGGCTGGCGGTGCTCGCCATCGGGTTCGGTCTCACCGCCCCGATCGCCCCTGCCCTGGAGGCGGGAGCAGATCTCGGTCCGGTCGCCTCGGTGCTGGCCCTGCCCTATTCGGCGCTCATCGCCGTGGTCGTGGCCCTCATCCTCGCGATCATCGGGCTCCGCTGGCTGAGCGTGCAGGTCCCGCGGAAGGACTTCGCGAAGCCCTTCCGGATGCAGGCCGATGCCCGCACCGGTCTGACCACGGTGAATGCGGAAGTCATCGCCGAGGCGGTCGCCGCCGACCTCGAATCCACCGACGGAGTCTCCGACGCACAGGTGATCCTGCGCGGCACCGCGCGGCGACCGGAGCTGCTCATCCACGTCGATGCCGATGAGCGCGCCGACATCGATGCCGTCATCGCCGATGTCGCCGAACGCGCCGCCGGCAATGCCTCGGTGGCGCTCGGGGCCCCGCTGAGTGCGGTGGCATTGGAGATCGGCATCGCCCGCACTCACTCGCGCCGCCAGCGCAGCGTCAGCATCCAGTGA
- a CDS encoding thioesterase family protein yields the protein MPEAPKEHLGHDGAAYPDSYYVRLSEDRLVSTLHSQGAWQPGEQHLAPASGIVLAEIERRLPSDKLISRVTFDVLGVIHSGEFTVDVNVIRPGRTIELVEAQMRHGERTSVAARVWRLQASDTEEVAGDEWQAMPPVSEVPEAPFTGRWGGGYIASLEGRQGADAHPGYAQSWVRSPYPLVDGESDPPTAAFVKFVDTANGLAVRENPKTTFFPNVDLSIHLTRVPEPGWVGFDTRVAFGPTGLGQTTSVLSDAGGPIGTAVQSLTVRRGQGAV from the coding sequence ATGCCTGAAGCTCCCAAGGAACACCTGGGCCACGACGGGGCCGCCTACCCGGACTCCTACTATGTGCGCCTGTCAGAGGACCGCCTCGTCTCGACCCTGCACAGTCAGGGAGCGTGGCAGCCCGGCGAGCAGCACCTCGCGCCTGCCTCGGGGATCGTGCTCGCCGAGATCGAGCGGCGGCTGCCCAGCGACAAGCTCATCTCCCGAGTGACCTTCGACGTGCTCGGCGTCATTCACTCCGGCGAGTTCACGGTCGACGTCAACGTCATCCGTCCGGGACGGACCATCGAACTCGTCGAAGCACAGATGCGCCATGGTGAGCGCACCAGCGTGGCCGCGCGGGTGTGGCGTCTGCAGGCATCCGACACCGAGGAGGTCGCCGGCGACGAATGGCAGGCGATGCCACCGGTGTCCGAAGTGCCCGAGGCTCCTTTCACCGGTCGTTGGGGCGGCGGCTACATCGCGTCGCTCGAGGGCCGGCAGGGCGCGGACGCCCACCCCGGATACGCACAGTCCTGGGTGCGCAGCCCCTATCCTCTCGTCGATGGTGAGAGCGACCCGCCGACCGCAGCCTTCGTCAAGTTCGTTGATACGGCCAACGGTCTGGCCGTCCGCGAGAATCCGAAGACGACGTTCTTCCCGAACGTCGACCTCTCCATCCACCTCACGCGCGTTCCCGAGCCCGGCTGGGTCGGCTTCGACACCCGGGTCGCCTTCGGACCGACCGGGTTGGGGCAGACGACGAGCGTGCTCAGCGACGCCGGCGGCCCCATCGGCACCGCCGTGCAGTCGCTGACCGTGCGCAGAGGACAAGGCGCGGTATGA
- a CDS encoding GTP pyrophosphokinase has product MSATVRELVDEAYDRRESTWRAALETVNDWVESVRAPSALLSGDRVRVVDGRIKDRMRTGEKLRRKLADANDEIHESVEVENQVIDVVGARVICRTEREQSALWDLLTAVSDDTNLSIAEVRDYSATPKPSGYRGRHLIVEVPFDSEPSVLVELQLRTIMQDAWCVLAEEHLFKPGQALKTDAQQERLSVILAGLMAQADSVAGYIADDVGAYLGMGNSALPRAFAEADEPTDPAIEVTIRELNHSYVLAADEVGRHGIIRLETLGLTPDNPERSAFPHPGDKLQVRMDESNNTRYFIPVGRES; this is encoded by the coding sequence ATGTCAGCAACTGTCCGCGAATTGGTCGACGAAGCCTACGACCGGCGTGAGTCCACCTGGAGGGCCGCCCTCGAGACGGTCAACGACTGGGTCGAGTCCGTCCGCGCTCCTTCCGCTCTGCTCTCCGGGGATCGAGTGCGCGTCGTCGACGGTCGGATCAAGGATCGGATGCGCACAGGCGAGAAGCTGCGCCGCAAACTCGCCGATGCCAATGACGAGATCCACGAATCCGTCGAGGTCGAGAATCAGGTCATCGATGTCGTCGGCGCCCGTGTCATCTGCCGCACCGAACGCGAACAGTCAGCCCTGTGGGATCTGCTCACCGCGGTGAGCGACGATACGAACCTCTCCATCGCCGAGGTGCGCGACTATTCCGCAACCCCGAAACCGTCGGGATACCGCGGCCGCCACCTCATCGTCGAGGTGCCCTTCGACTCCGAACCCTCCGTCCTCGTCGAACTCCAGCTGCGCACGATCATGCAGGACGCATGGTGCGTGCTCGCCGAGGAGCATCTGTTCAAACCGGGCCAGGCCCTGAAGACCGATGCCCAGCAGGAACGGCTCTCGGTGATCCTCGCCGGACTTATGGCACAGGCCGACTCCGTGGCCGGCTATATCGCCGATGACGTCGGCGCGTATCTGGGCATGGGCAATTCCGCTCTGCCCAGAGCCTTCGCCGAGGCGGACGAACCGACCGATCCGGCCATCGAGGTCACGATCCGCGAACTCAACCACTCCTACGTCCTCGCCGCCGATGAGGTGGGTCGTCACGGCATCATCCGCTTGGAGACGCTCGGGCTGACTCCCGACAATCCGGAGCGCTCGGCCTTCCCCCATCCGGGCGACAAGCTGCAGGTGCGGATGGACGAGTCGAACAACACGCGCTACTTCATCCCCGTCGGCCGGGAGAGCTGA